The Danio rerio strain Tuebingen ecotype United States chromosome 19, GRCz12tu, whole genome shotgun sequence genome includes the window ACTTAAAACTGTCCCGAATAAAAGTTGTGATAATCGTGTATTTTTTGCATATCTGAAAATCTCTTCCAGGTCCCGCTGGCCATTTTGGTTGGCCGATACCTGAGGGGTAACTATGGCAACGCCGCCGTGTGGATGTCTCTGATCATCGGCCAGCCAATCGCAGTGCTCATGTACGTCCACGACTACTACGTGTTGCATTATGGCAGCGCGTCTGAGGCCGCAGCGCCGTGACGCAGCCGCTTCCGCAATAATGTTGAATGTAAAGAAACAATGCGTCTATTTTCAGGAGGGAGATTTCAGATTTTTATCTAAATGACTGATTATTATTGATAAAGGCACTTGGAAGGTGAGCAGACGTGTTTTTAAATCCCACGCAAACACTGCCGAGCCAAAGCAGCACGTCATCGCGAACACTGAATCATCCGTGCGTGTCATTTATATTCATGTGATGTTTTTACTTCAGATTTGTGCTTTTGGTGGTGTGTTTGATTCAATCTGTGAGTTTCTGGCACTTTATTGAAGACTGCATGACATTTGTCAGCCTCTAGAAGAATGTAACATGCTTTTTTTACTCGATTTTAGTATTTGCTGTTCATTTTGATTaggaaaatgtacaaatgagacttataaacatttatatatctgtGAAAATGATAAAGCCAAAAAGATTAATTACTtgcaatattatttaaatgtgattttatggtgtatatacactcaccggccactttattaggtacacctgtctaactgctcgttaatcagccaatcacatggcagcaactcaatgtatttaggcatgtagacaaggtcaagacgatctcaatgtgagcatcagaatgaggaagaaaggggatttaagtgactttgaacttggcatggttgttggtgccagacgggctgctctgagtatttcagaaactgctgatctactgggattttcacacacaagcatctctagggtttacagagaattctccgactgcagcaactgcgtgatgctatcatgtcaatatggagcaaaatctctggggaatatttccagtagcttgttgaatctctgccatgaaggattcagacagttctgaaggcacaaAGACGTCCAACcgggcactagtaaggtgtacctaataaagtggccggtgagtgttcaTCATTACAGCTGTTTATTTGTACGTTTTTAAGCCTTTATATCAGTCTTTTCACTGTATTGGATCTGGATAACATGTCTAGATTGATGTTTATCACAGCAGCGGGAGGTAAACTCGCTTGATTTCATTGCAAATGCAATAAgaaaatgccatttttaaatgCGTTTCTACAAAACCAGATTAAACTAAACAACCAGCAGAATCTATTCCAGTTTGTACCCGCTCATGTcgaataaactttttaaaacagcttgtgtatgaaatgtgatGTTCATAATAATCAGACAGCCCTCCGAGTTCACTTTgtgcatataaaatatttaatcatcAGAAGGAAAGCAGTCACACAGATGCGAAACAACActtgaaaaaaacaacagaaagatCGAGAAGCGTGGAGAAACCCTGCCGTCACTGCTGTGGAGAGAATATAGAAggttaatacactgtgatataatgGAAACATTAACATTAATGGAGACCTACTATGGCTTTTTCAAGATGTAATATAAGCCTATGatgtccctagtgtgtgtgtagtttcagctcaaaataccacactaacgccccattcacacggggcttcagcgtcaacgcttgactgaaggcgtgtctgaagttgggcctaccgcgatcgtcatagcagcatcagccaatgaaattcagtcagcaataggccactgtctagctggtgtatttgcatacagcgatctgattggctgacgcttccgtcggagcttgaaaagttgagctagtcccaacttctgcaccgagcaacgcctctgaagcggcgccgacggatccacaatacAGTTCgtcaacgcctgacgtcacccattcaaagtaaatgggaagcgttgacgtagacgccctgtgtgaatggggcgtaataatgttttctaactttctgaaactgacccttttaggctttgttcctaattgtggtgttttggcgACTTTCACttaaaattcaaatgagatttttcAAAATAGGGCGGGGCtataaatgcctgtgtgtcagcatagtggcagattcaaaaacaagacataaGACAAAACATCATATgcaaatgagggagagatggtcactagtgggcggggctttccccctctgatgacatcatacaaagggagaatgtcaatcaaagtgtttctgcagactgtttaatcaagtctgattataaacaatggaattaatacatgtttactattagaagctggatattttcacacactgctgacacacacctGTGTTTAAACCTAAAGTGATTTCttcataataggtctcctttaaagcATGTTAATGCTCACCTTTGCTTTGTTCTGTACTGGTAAATAGAGTTTAAATTCAGCAGGCAGCTCGTCCTCAGAGTACAGCCGGTCTGAGAAATAAACCCTCCTGATGCGACAGTTTGCGTGAATCTGACAAACATCAAGATGAACATCATGACACTGTTAATAATCTGAGTCACTTCTGTTCTTAATAGCAGTGTTTATAATGCAGTAACAGCTGAACTCagctccagaacaaaccacttgcctaattaccctaactttaccctaattaccctagtgaagcctttaaatgtcactttaatctgaatactagtgtcttgaagaacatcAAGTCTAATTTTATGTGCTGTGAtcatggcaaaaagaaaataaatcagttattaaaactattatgattagaaatgtgctgaagacaatcttttttttttttcatttttaaatgtaaacatttcacaagagggctaactttcaacatatttttatgtattttcactATCATGCAACCACATGACAGGTCTGTGCACATGTACACACTCACATACAACTCTTTAActtaaatttatttacaaataaaaaatatgcatttttaaaatacaaatctaaaaacaaaaaactctcaaaaagcacatttaaactatacttgaaatcaaaatttacaatatttatattaaattgctagccttcacatcaaagttcctgaaagcaaaggtcaaggttctctaggactggccagcccagtcaccagacatgaacattattgagcatgtctggggtaagatgaaggaggaggcgttgaagatgaacacaaagactcttgatgagctctgcaagaaagctttcttcgccattccagatgattttattaatcagtgagtcatgtcagagatgtatggatgcagtcctccactcatgatggagtcagacacaatattcattccgtctccactgcagcaggactttatattctatactggacattatttctgttcagtgatgacactttagtctgagcagagtcagaccgcactgtcctcatcaaatcattaataatcaaggcatgatcagatttaatTTAGGTAAAATGAGCCTCATCTAGAGGCTttcgcctttcatataagacacttctgatagcaaatcatcaactagaagtcaacttattatttgctgttcctaaaataTTGGATAgaccacaagacttttgtaaggtaGTGTGTACATACACACACGTGTACGGCTAGTTGAGTCCTGGGAAGTTTGTATTTACTAGCAATCAAGTTATAATTCTGATGCCAGGGCAGCAATAACAGGAAAGTTCATCCTAGATCAAAGTGCGTCTAAATGAATGAGGGGAATACGTTGAAACATGTTATTTAATTCAGAGTATCAAAATCTCCTCATTCGCTGACGCAGGACTGTGGCTGTTTGTGGTTTACCTGCACTCGCAGCGTCTCGATGTAGTTGGTGCCGTACGCTCTCCTGGTGAAGTCGGACAGGTTGAACTGGATCTGGTTCCAGCCGTCGTCCAGCCTCATGGGCATGGTGCAGATGAAGGGCTTCACACGCGTGGTGCTCTGATAGTTACTCGCTCGGAAGCGCCGCCGCACGTTCTTATCATCCAGAACCTGAGCACACAAAACAAGCCTTCACCAGCTCATCCATCACACTGAGAAGAGCAGTAATGTTTCTACTGTGACCCGATGGACGTGTCCTAAAAGTTTGTCATGTACTgtaagctgaagtcaaaattactcGCCCTCCGGTGAATTTTGTTTTTCccgaatgatgttgaacagattcaggaatttttcacagtatttgctataatattttttcttctggagaaagtctgatttgttttatttcagctagaataaaagcagatttaatttttttaaacctattttaaggtcaatattattataatatttaattttatatattaaacaaaaaaaaacaaaacaacaaccaaCACTTCTAAATGTACAGGTGCATTATAAAACTGTTATACCAAAATCAGGTCAACTCTTTGATTGATGTTAAGTGGTGTGAGGGCGGGATCAACCTGTCAATCATATAAAATCCACCAATGGCAAAATACGACCACCTAAACACGATCAAGCCCCGCCCCAACATCAGTTTTTATATTTGCATCACAACAGTGAAGAAAAGAGCATCGCAACTTCTGTTCTGACAAAAATAAACTAGAAAAGCTCCAAGAGAAACACACATAAACATCTGCCCACCTGAACTTCGAATGTGAAATACTTCTTGAGGTTTTTGATGATCATGACGAGGAAAGGAAGCTTGATGCCGAGGGTTTTCTTGGGGTCTGCCGGACACGTGATGTATGTGGTGCTGTGAGGACGATCAGACACACaggtcagtatgtgtgtgtgtgttcagatcagACACACaggtcagtatgtgtgtgtgtgtgtgtgttcagatcagATACACAGGTCAGCATCAGccaggcagtgtgtgtgtgtgtgtgtgtgtttgtgtgtgtgtgtgtgtgttcagatcagATACACAGGTCAGCATCAGCCaggcagtgtgtttgtgtgtgtgtgtgtgtgtgtgtgtgtgtgtgtgtgtgtgtgtgttcagatcagATACACAGGTCAGCATCAGCCaggcagtgtgtttgtgtgtgtgtgtgtgtgtgtgtgttcagatcagATACACAGGTCAGCACCAGCaaggctctgtgtgtgtgtgtgtgtgtgtgtgtgtgtgtgtgtgtgtgtgtgtgtgtgtgtgtgtttgagtgtgtatacCTTGTTCTCATTATGGTTAGTTGCTATGCTTTTGATCACATgtcccacaagtatagcaataccagtaatttTTGACCTTTTGGGGACATTTTTGTGACCGCATGAGGAAACGGGCGCATAAATCagacagaattaagtattttgaaagtgtaaaaatgcagattgtttcctgtgagggtttggTTTAGAGGTAAAAAGAGCGAATGTAAAGTCTGTTCAGTAGAAACAGTATTATGCCTATGGGACGTCCCCATAAAGATACTTGATCTATGTGTTCAgatcagacagacacacactcaccttACGTTGGTTCCCTCCACCTCCAGCACCAGAGACTGGATGTCATTGTCTGTGATGCGCTTTATGTGTCCGTTTCTGACCTGCAGGAACATGAGCATCTcaattttagatttttgtttgaataaattaaattaaaatctataCAAAATTGTATAATCCATGCATGAATCAAAGGTAAAAAGTGATTTAATTCATAATCAGAAGACTCCCACTAACGTAAAAATGTAATTTCGTGCAACAATATTTATAATAGCAAAAATCTGATTTAAATACTGAATGATCACAGTTTGGCTCCGAAATCCTCATTCATTATAATCTGAAATATTTCAATCGTTTAAACATAACCAAATTTAGTATGATCACTTTTATTCTTATATATCTAATTCAGTCAGAATGTGTATGTTCTGATATATTCTAATTAGTATGTCAGAATaagtgtgttttcatttttagataaatgtttaactgagtataaaacacattttattttttataaaagtcAGTAAACACTTCCTTTGTAATATgctatttgaattttattttaatatgattatttaataTCACTTATCACAAAAAAATGGACATACTGTAGCACTATATTTCTAACAGAAATTATAGCATTTTAAACAAATTGTTAtagaaatatttctttttttttttacttgtaccctttgatttttttctttttaaatatttcccaaataatgtttaacagaggaaggaaattttcacactatggctgataatattttttcttctggaaaaagtcttatttgttttatttcggctaaactaaaagcagtttttaatttttttaaaaccgaTTTAAGAtcacaattattagcctctttaagctataatttttttcgatagtccacagaacaaaccatcattatacaataacttgcctaattaacttaattaacccagtgaagcctttaaatgtcactttaagctgtacagaagtgtcttgaagaatatctagtctaatattatttactgtcatcatgacaaggataaaataaatcagttattagagatgagttattaacactattatgattagaaatgtgttgaaaaaaaacttgctctccgttaaacagaaatttggggaaaaaattattCAGGGGGGAtaagttaataattctgactttaactgtgtaacattatatatatatattacatataactagatattaaagtttgaggacaaactttatggtggcttgaaaagccgaatctgaaagtttgaagtggttttaaagtgtaaatagcatgttagtatgattttagcttgagttaacatattactagcatgaattagcatgttagtagcatgattcttacatgaattagcatgctgttagcatgattctagcatgaattagcatgttactagcatgattctagcatgaattagcatgttgttagcgtgattctaccatgaattagcattttactaggcggttgttagggtgtttaaagtggttgctaggtggttgctaaggtggtgcaaggcagttgctaaggtggtctgactagttgctaggtggttgctaaggtgttgctagatggttgctagggtgttttgagtggttgctaggtggttgctagggtggtgctaggcagttgctaaggtgttctgactagttgctaagtggttactaaggtgttgcaaggtggtggctagggtattctgagtggttgctaggtggttgctaaggtgttgctaggcggttgctagggtgttctgagtggttgctaaggtgttgctaggtggttgctaaggtgtcctaagtggttgctaggtggttgctagggtattctgattggttgctaaggccttactaggtggttgctagggtgtcctgagtggttgctaggtggttgctaaggtgttgctaggtggttgctagggtgttctgagtggttgctaaggtgttgctaggcggttgctagggtgttctgagtggttgctaggtggttgctaaggtgttgctaggtggttactaaggtgtcctaagtggttgctaggtggttgctaaggtgttgctaggtggttgctaaggtgttgctaggcggttgctagggtgtcctaagcggttgctaggtggttgctaaggtgttgctaggtggttgctagggtgttctgagtggttgctaggtggttgctaaggtgttgctaggtggttgctaaggtgtcctaaggcgttgctaggtggttgctagggtgtcctgagtggttgctaggtggttgctaaggtgttgctaggtggttgctagggtgtcctgagtggttgctaggtggttgctaaggtgttgctaggtggttgctagggtgtcctgagtggttgctaggtggttgctaaggcgttgctagggtgttctgagtggttgctaggtggttgctaaggtgttactaggcggttgctaaggtgtcccaagtggttgctaggtggttgctaaggtgttgctaggtggttgctaaggtattctgagtggttgctaaggcgttgctaggcggttgctagggtgtcctgagtggtcgctaggcccttactaaggcattactaggccgttgctaggtggttgctaggcggttgctagggtaatttgggtggttgctaggcagttgctagggtaccctggttggttactaggcaagcctcacatacatgcttgataaaacatttatacttggtaagcatttctagcaagttacagtacttggctagtcaatattagcatgtagctagtcactgctagcatgtgtagcatataggaagttccgtttgctagcatgagtcaaacgagccaatctccaagtctctacgatgttctgatgctgagatatagctgttgatgaatggttgctagggtactctgttttgttgctatgggcgaggttacagagtgaacttgaatgtggttggttgtcttagtcaaatgaaccaacccccatgtctctatgactctgctttgcaaagatatgcatcttggcttattttaatggaagtctatggaatcaatttgggggcgtggcttgtgagctttattatcatattgatatgctcattggttgtctgagtcagatgagccatcccccaagtcaataggacactgctatgcaaagatatgcatgtaggccagttattaacatgggtctagtatgaattagcatgttactagcatgattcaagtacaaattagcatgtcattagcatgtttccagtatgagttagcatgtcattagcatgattagcatatgagtagcatgttgctagcatgattggcatgtcattagcatgttagaattataagcatttgatagcacagctaattacattctatagaacagttgctagggtgcagtatgtggtagttaggggtgtggctagaaagttaaaaggccatcagtgattggctgctggctagactgagttaaatgagctcagccattagtctgtatgacagtctgatgcagagttatgagctcacaaagtttgatcccatgttaagtcaatgagagtcttttgtaatggaagtgtacgggacagttgctagggtgcagtatgtggtagttaggggtgtggctagaaagttaaaagctcatcagttattggcagtttggttgtctgagttaaatgagctcagccattagtctgtatgacagtctgatgcagagttatgagctcacaaagtttgatcccatgttaagtcaatgagagtctttcgaatggaagtctacgggacagttgctagggtgccataagtggttgctagggagtggctagtaagtctaaaggtcatcagtgattggctgctgactagactgagttgaatggggcctgactctagtctgtaggacagtctgatgcagagttatgagctcacaaaggttgacccaatgttaagtcaatggcagtcttttacaatggaagtctatgggacagttgctagggtgccaaaagtggttgctagggagtggctagtaagtttaaaggtcatcagttattggctgctggctagactgagttaaatgagccc containing:
- the cfap20 gene encoding cilia- and flagella-associated protein 20, whose protein sequence is MFKNTFQSGFLSILYSIGSKPLQIWDKKVRNGHIKRITDNDIQSLVLEVEGTNVSTTYITCPADPKKTLGIKLPFLVMIIKNLKKYFTFEVQVLDDKNVRRRFRASNYQSTTRVKPFICTMPMRLDDGWNQIQFNLSDFTRRAYGTNYIETLRVQIHANCRIRRVYFSDRLYSEDELPAEFKLYLPVQNKAK
- the cfap20 gene encoding cilia- and flagella-associated protein 20 isoform X1 → MFKNTFQSGFLSILYSIGSKPLQIWDKKVRNGHIKRITDNDIQSLVLEVEGTNVSTTYITCPADPKKTLGIKLPFLVMIIKNLKKYFTFEVQVLDDKNVRRRFRASNYQSTTRVKPFICTMPMRLDDGWNQIQFNLSDFTRRAYGTNYIETLRVQIHANCRIRRVYFSDRLYSEDELPAEFKLYLPVQNKAKVSINML
- the cfap20 gene encoding cilia- and flagella-associated protein 20 isoform X2, translating into MFKNTFQSGFLSILYSIGSKPLQIWDKKVRNGHIKRITDNDIQSLVLEVEGTNVSTTYITCPADPKKTLGIKLPFLVMIIKNLKKYFTFEVQVLDDKNVRRRFRASNYQSTTRVKPFICTMPMRLDDGWNQIQFNLSDFTRRAYGTNYIETLRVQIHANCRIRRVYFSDRLYSEDELPAEFKLYLPVQNKAKQ